A window from Amblyomma americanum isolate KBUSLIRL-KWMA chromosome 7, ASM5285725v1, whole genome shotgun sequence encodes these proteins:
- the LOC144099364 gene encoding innexin inx2-like: MDKIFGGLKSLIKIDVIVTDNHVFRLHYKVTCALLIAFSILVTSRQYIGDPIDCISKDSVPSRVLDTFCWIHSTFSVKDAWNKKVGVQVPYPGVDKYTPGEQRVYHGYYQWVCFVLFLQAVLFYIPRYLWLACEGNKISTLVLDLNSPILCDDKRKNNRKLLVEYFINNIGHHKMYTFYYFLCEILNFVNVIGQIYLMDDFLGGEFSTYGTKVLEFTDWDWSVRFDPMIKVFPRLTKCTFHMYGSSGDVQKHDAMCILPINIINEKIYVFLWFWFVILAVLSGLVLVYRSVLFLWPPARFHVLKSRARLANVTYLGRVLDRCKVGEWFLLDLLAKNLDPVHYRDLISDLEKHLEGKSLELV; this comes from the coding sequence ATGGATAAGATTTTCGGAGGACTCAAGAGCCTGATCAAGATCGACGTTATCGTCACCGACAACCATGTGTTCCGGTTGCACTACAAGGTGACGTGCGCGCTGCTCATCGCTTTCAGCATCCTGGTCACCAGTCGGCAGTACATCGGCGACCCTATCGACTGCATCAGCAAAGACAGTGTGCCCTCGCGAGTGCTAGACACCTTCTGTTGGATCCACTCGACTTTCAGCGTCAAGGATGCCTGGAACAAGAAGGTTGGCGTGCAGGTGCCGTATCCCGGCGTGGACAAGTACACGCCGGGCGAACAGCGTGTGTACCACGGCTACTACCAGTGGGTGTGCTTCGTGCTCTTCCTGCAAGCCGTGCTCTTCTACATTCCCCGCTACCTGTGGCTCGCCTGTGAGGGCAACAAGATCAGCACGCTCGTGCTCGACCTCAACTCGCCCATCCTCTGCGACGACAAACGCAAGAACAACCGCAAGCTGCTTGTGGAGTACTTCATCAACAACATCGGTCACCACAAGATGTACACTTTCTACTACTTCCTCTGCGAAATCCTGAACTTCGTGAATGTCATCGGCCAGATCTACCTCATGGACGACTTCCTCGGCGGCGAGTTCTCGACGTATGGAACGAAGGTGCTCGAGTTCACCGACTGGGATTGGTCTGTCCGCTTCGACCCAATGATCAAGGTCTTCCCCAGGCTAACCAAGTGCACCTTCCACATGTACGGCTCGTCCGGCGACGTGCAGAAGCACGACGCCATGTGCATCCTGCCCATCAACATCATCAACGAGAAGATCTACGTGTTCCTGTGGTTCTGGTTCGTCATCCTGGCGGTGCTCTCTGGCCTCGTGCTGGTGTACCGTTCGGTGCTGTTCCTTTGGCCCCCGGCCAGGTTTCACGTTCTCAAGTCTAGGGCGCGTCTCGCGAACGTCACCTACCTGGGACGCGTGCTGGATCGCTGCAAAGTGGGCGAGTGGTTCCTGCTGGACCTGCTCGCCAAGAACCTGGACCCTGTCCACTACAGAGACCTCATCTCCGACCTGGAGAAGCACCTGGAGGGAAAGTCTCTGGAGCTCGTCTGA